The following DNA comes from Candidatus Nezhaarchaeales archaeon.
AACCTGCCGATTATCTGTAATCCTACAGGTAACCCCTCGGTGAAGCCGCACGGTATGGATAAGGCTGGTACACCAGCTAGGTTCATTGGAACGGTGTCTACGTCAACCATGTACATCGAAAGCGGATCCTTTATCCGCTCGCCAATCTTAAACGGCGGCATCGGCATGGTTGGAGCGAGTAATGCGTCATACTTCTTTAAAACACGTTCGAAGTCACGTTTAACCAAGGTTCTAACCTTAAGCGCCTTTAAGTAGTACCGGTTATAGTAGCCAGCTGAAAGGGCGAAGGAGCCTAATATTATCCTACGCTTTACTTCAGCCCCGAAGCCCTTCGCCCTTGTTTTAGCGTAAAGAACGCTCCAATTACCATCACCCTTAAAGCTAAACCCATACCTAACCCCGTCGTACCTAGCCAAGTTTGAACTCGCCTCTGAAACAGCTATTAAGTAGTAGGCTGGTAACGCGTAGTTAACGCTAGGCATACTAACCTCCTCTATCGTTGCTCCACCCCTCTCAAAGGCTTCAACGGCCTTGAAGAAGGTTTTAGCTACACCTTCATGTGTTCCTTCACCTACCAATTCCTTCGGTATTGCCAACCTTAAACCCTGAAGGTCTAAGCCGCCTTCAATATTAAAGCTGGCTTCAACGGGTATCGATGTGGAATCATGCTCATCCCGACCGGCTATAACACTAAATAGTAAGGCGCAATCATCAACGGTTCTAGCCATTGGCCCTATCTGCTCCAAGCTACAGGCGTAAGCTATAAGCCCATACCTACTAACAGACCCATAAGTAGGCTTTAAGCCTACGACTCCGCAAAAGGAGGCTGGACATCTTATCGACCCCCCGGTATCGGATCCTAATGCTAAGGGGGACATGGCGCACGCTAAAGCAGCAGCACTCCCCCCTGATGATCCGCCTGGTACCCTTTCAAGATCCCACGGGTTACGCGTAGGGCCGAAGGCACTGGTCTCCGTCGAACTTCCCATGGCGAACTCATCCATGTTGGTCTTACCGATAATCACGGCTCCCTCCCTTTTCAAACGGGTTATCACCGTAGCATCGTAGGGTGGTACGTAGTTTTCAAGGATTCTAGAGGCGCAGGTAGCCCGAACGTAGGCGACGCAGATATTATCCTTAACCGCTACCGGTACGCCGGCTAGCCTACCCGGGTCTTCGCCTCTTCGAACCTTCGCATCGACTTGGCTCGCCATCTGTAGTGCTAACTCCTTAGTTACCGTTATGAACGCGTTAATCCTCCCATCAATCCTCTCGATCCTTTCGTAGAAGTAGTGAAGAACCTCTTGAGCGCTAATATCTCCATCCCTAACTCTACGCGCTATCTCCTTAGCCGTTAGATTCTCTAAGCGCTCCATTACTTAACGCCCTACTTTAACCTTGGAGCCTTAATAAAGCTTCCCTCAAGCTCAGGTACGTTGAGTAAGGCGTCTTGAACCTTAAGTCCCTCCCTCGGGACATCGTCCCTAAACACGTTTTTAACGTCTAGGACGTGGAAGGTTGGTTCAATACCCTCAGTATTAACCTCGTCTAAACTTCTAAAGTAATCAAGAACCCTTCCAAGTTGTTCAGTAAAAAGTTCCTCCTCCTCCTCAGTTAGCTCTAACCTCGCTAACCAAGCTACGTGCTTTATGGTTTCACGCCTAACTTCCTGAGACATCTTTAAGCCCCGGCTAAAAACCGTATTAAACCCGTACGACCAACTACCGTAGCGATT
Coding sequences within:
- the gatA gene encoding Asp-tRNA(Asn)/Glu-tRNA(Gln) amidotransferase subunit GatA, which codes for MERLENLTAKEIARRVRDGDISAQEVLHYFYERIERIDGRINAFITVTKELALQMASQVDAKVRRGEDPGRLAGVPVAVKDNICVAYVRATCASRILENYVPPYDATVITRLKREGAVIIGKTNMDEFAMGSSTETSAFGPTRNPWDLERVPGGSSGGSAAALACAMSPLALGSDTGGSIRCPASFCGVVGLKPTYGSVSRYGLIAYACSLEQIGPMARTVDDCALLFSVIAGRDEHDSTSIPVEASFNIEGGLDLQGLRLAIPKELVGEGTHEGVAKTFFKAVEAFERGGATIEEVSMPSVNYALPAYYLIAVSEASSNLARYDGVRYGFSFKGDGNWSVLYAKTRAKGFGAEVKRRIILGSFALSAGYYNRYYLKALKVRTLVKRDFERVLKKYDALLAPTMPMPPFKIGERIKDPLSMYMVDVDTVPMNLAGVPALSIPCGFTEGLPVGLQIIGRFFGEELIFKLGAYFERETGLRMLKPQTW
- the gatC gene encoding Asp-tRNA(Asn)/Glu-tRNA(Gln) amidotransferase subunit GatC, with protein sequence MSQEVRRETIKHVAWLARLELTEEEEELFTEQLGRVLDYFRSLDEVNTEGIEPTFHVLDVKNVFRDDVPREGLKVQDALLNVPELEGSFIKAPRLK